In bacterium, one genomic interval encodes:
- a CDS encoding tetratricopeptide repeat protein, with protein sequence MVGRTIRVKKKVRGQDRPLPKDLLTHIIDFSKQNSRFILFAIVAVAVVIAGSFAYRSYREGRITASATMEYFAADLYQQAMAIDLTPNSEAQQGEDEKTSLAERLDKQQSLLKKSVAQFEELQKAYPRARNIERVLLYIGIVRYQLADYQSALRAFQNCLKRFPDGAFSALCRANIARTQEQMGEPGAAVQSYEQLFKTQGNSPGIQPYYFNLAELYERMNKPDSAKTVYAKIASLYPGSQWEREANEALRHLEGPGATGAGRPPKIGADLSKLPPGFDASKVHRVVVGKDETGKRTVKLEKNGTKSPKPTGK encoded by the coding sequence TTGGTTGGAAGAACGATCAGAGTCAAGAAGAAGGTGAGGGGGCAGGATCGGCCGCTCCCGAAAGACCTTCTTACTCATATTATTGATTTCAGCAAGCAGAACAGCAGGTTCATACTCTTTGCCATTGTAGCGGTAGCAGTTGTGATTGCCGGGTCTTTTGCCTACAGATCGTATCGCGAGGGTCGGATCACGGCATCCGCAACGATGGAGTACTTCGCGGCGGACCTTTATCAACAGGCGATGGCAATAGACCTCACGCCAAACAGCGAGGCCCAGCAGGGCGAAGACGAGAAGACATCGCTGGCCGAGCGACTCGACAAGCAGCAGTCATTGCTCAAGAAGTCGGTTGCCCAGTTTGAGGAGTTACAGAAGGCTTACCCTAGAGCCAGGAACATAGAGCGCGTCCTACTGTACATCGGAATCGTTCGCTACCAGCTCGCCGATTACCAGTCGGCACTTCGTGCGTTCCAAAATTGCCTCAAGAGATTCCCGGATGGAGCCTTCAGTGCGCTTTGCCGGGCCAATATAGCTAGAACACAGGAGCAGATGGGGGAGCCCGGTGCGGCGGTGCAAAGCTACGAGCAGCTGTTCAAAACGCAAGGCAACTCTCCCGGAATCCAGCCATACTATTTCAACCTGGCAGAGCTATACGAGAGAATGAACAAGCCCGACTCGGCAAAGACGGTCTATGCAAAAATCGCCTCGCTCTATCCTGGCTCGCAGTGGGAACGTGAGGCCAATGAGGCGCTCAGGCATCTGGAGGGCCCCGGCGCCACGGGTGCCGGCCGCCCACCCAAGATCGGAGCGGATCTCTCGAAGCTTCCGCCGGGGTTTGATGCCAGCAAAGTGCATCGCGTCGTTGTTGGGAAAG
- a CDS encoding Hsp20/alpha crystallin family protein, with protein MAIVRWEPLRDLMTFQERMNRLFDEAFQRKGELSPMIKGDWSPAVDVLETKDNIELRAELPGLTASDVDISLANDVLTLSGERTMLKETKEENYHRIERSYGCFSRSFALPSRVQKDKIKAKFSDGVLRVTLPKAEEAKPKQIKIEVQGK; from the coding sequence ATGGCAATTGTGAGATGGGAGCCACTGAGAGACCTGATGACATTTCAGGAGAGGATGAACCGTCTCTTCGACGAGGCGTTCCAGAGAAAGGGCGAGCTGTCGCCGATGATCAAGGGCGACTGGTCGCCGGCGGTGGACGTTTTAGAGACGAAGGACAACATCGAGCTCAGGGCGGAGCTGCCTGGCCTGACGGCTTCTGATGTTGATATCTCGCTCGCGAATGACGTCTTGACGCTTTCTGGTGAGCGCACGATGTTGAAGGAGACCAAGGAGGAGAACTACCATCGAATCGAGCGGAGCTACGGATGCTTCAGCCGGTCGTTCGCTCTCCCGAGCCGTGTACAGAAGGACAAGATCAAGGCCAAGTTTAGCGATGGCGTTCTGCGCGTGACGCTTCCGAAAGCAGAGGAGGCCAAGCCGAAGCAGATCAAGATCGAGGTCCAGGGGAAGTAA
- a CDS encoding ABC transporter permease, with the protein MDSTIMHEADDVRFPTFRDLKELWARREVLLNLVMRDLEVKYKGSVIGIFWSLLNPLMMLLIYTIVFRYVIGMNVKNFPVFFMCGFLPWIFLSNSVTMAAPSVINNPNLVRKVYMPKAIIPLSAMVACLVEFVMTLVILLLALPFFGHAPGHLAFLLPLLVLAQAIFVGGLALLFSASTVHFRDVKHLLDILLIVWFWLTPIVYPMSKVASLKLPWPLLGNVVVWLISYNPMSVFVCAYRAVLLQNALPTGLTIALVVIYTFGSAAAGWLLFARSSARFAEVV; encoded by the coding sequence TTGGACTCAACAATAATGCACGAGGCAGATGACGTGAGATTCCCGACCTTTCGAGACCTGAAAGAGCTCTGGGCGAGGCGAGAAGTCCTGCTCAACCTCGTGATGCGAGACCTCGAGGTCAAGTATAAGGGCTCCGTGATCGGGATATTCTGGTCGCTCCTTAACCCGCTCATGATGCTTCTGATCTATACGATTGTATTTCGCTATGTGATCGGGATGAACGTAAAAAACTTCCCGGTTTTTTTCATGTGTGGTTTTCTGCCCTGGATATTCCTCTCAAACTCCGTAACGATGGCCGCGCCCTCAGTTATTAACAACCCAAACCTCGTCCGCAAGGTCTATATGCCAAAGGCGATAATCCCGCTGTCTGCGATGGTTGCCTGCCTTGTTGAGTTTGTGATGACACTCGTCATCTTGCTGCTAGCTCTGCCTTTCTTTGGACATGCTCCGGGGCATCTAGCGTTCCTATTGCCGCTTCTGGTGCTCGCACAGGCCATCTTCGTGGGCGGACTTGCCCTGCTTTTCTCGGCGAGCACGGTTCATTTCAGAGACGTCAAGCACCTTCTAGATATTCTGCTAATCGTCTGGTTTTGGCTGACGCCGATAGTATATCCGATGAGCAAGGTCGCCTCTCTCAAGCTTCCGTGGCCACTTTTGGGAAACGTCGTGGTCTGGCTCATAAGCTACAACCCAATGTCGGTCTTCGTGTGTGCTTACAGGGCGGTCTTGCTCCAAAATGCTCTTCCGACAGGGCTAACGATTGCCCTGGTTGTCATTTACACGTTCGGCTCGGCCGCAGCTGGTTGGCTGCTCTTCGCCAGGTCGAGCGCCAGGTTCGCTGAGGTCGTCTGA
- a CDS encoding ABC transporter ATP-binding protein, whose translation MSNEGRLRNEPSSSDVIQMRSVSKRYRVYYEKSENIKYLIINLLKGKRDRYRDVWALRDVALSVSRGETLGIVGENGSGKSTLLKLLCRILLADEGHVEVSGRVATLLELGSGFSMELSGRKNIFMNASILGLSRREARGRLDEIISFSELGDFINAPIKSYSSGMLVRLGFAVAINVEADIFLIDEILAVGDERFQKKCLDRIRGMQRQGKTIALVSHNMDIIREFCSRAILLSKGRLMADGRPDAVIEAYRQVQRSNVR comes from the coding sequence ATGTCAAACGAAGGCCGACTGCGTAATGAGCCGAGCAGCTCTGACGTTATTCAGATGCGGTCGGTGTCTAAGAGATACCGGGTCTATTATGAGAAGAGCGAGAACATAAAGTACCTCATCATCAACCTGTTGAAGGGCAAGCGGGACAGATACCGCGACGTTTGGGCGCTGAGAGACGTTGCCTTATCCGTGTCGCGAGGCGAGACGCTGGGGATAGTCGGCGAGAACGGCTCGGGCAAGAGCACTCTGCTGAAGCTTCTCTGCCGGATACTGCTTGCTGACGAGGGCCATGTCGAGGTCAGTGGCAGAGTTGCGACGCTACTCGAGCTGGGCTCGGGCTTCTCGATGGAGCTATCGGGCCGCAAGAACATCTTTATGAACGCCTCGATTCTCGGCCTCTCTCGGAGAGAGGCACGGGGGAGGCTCGATGAGATAATCTCTTTCTCCGAGCTCGGCGACTTCATAAATGCACCCATCAAAAGCTATAGCAGCGGAATGCTAGTGAGGCTCGGTTTTGCCGTCGCAATTAACGTAGAGGCGGACATTTTTCTCATAGACGAGATCCTTGCGGTCGGCGACGAGCGCTTCCAGAAGAAATGCCTCGATCGGATCAGGGGGATGCAGCGGCAGGGCAAGACGATAGCGCTCGTCTCGCACAACATGGACATAATCAGGGAGTTCTGTAGCCGCGCGATCCTCTTGTCCAAGGGCAGGCTCATGGCCGATGGCAGGCCGGACGCTGTGATCGAGGCATACAGGCAAGTTCAGCGTTCTAACGTAAGATGA
- a CDS encoding archease translates to MKRFEIIGTTADAGFVAYGESLEALFTHAAEGMFAIIFGQEPQLPCPDKTDTFALSAVDIESLLVDFLSELLWRFDTDLLVPSAIKLSIRVPERLTREPAPGGGSERGRPTLEARVGFAGCKRLAQKPVTDVKAVTMHNLAIVRESGVFSVKVILDI, encoded by the coding sequence GTGAAGCGCTTCGAGATCATTGGAACCACGGCCGACGCTGGATTTGTTGCCTACGGTGAGAGTCTCGAGGCGCTCTTTACGCACGCGGCAGAGGGGATGTTTGCGATCATATTCGGGCAAGAGCCCCAGCTTCCGTGCCCCGATAAGACCGATACGTTCGCTCTCTCCGCCGTTGATATCGAGTCGCTCCTTGTTGATTTCCTGTCCGAGCTCCTCTGGCGTTTCGACACGGACCTCCTCGTTCCCTCCGCAATAAAGTTATCGATCCGCGTGCCCGAACGTCTGACGAGAGAACCGGCCCCAGGTGGCGGCTCGGAGCGTGGCAGACCGACGCTTGAGGCGCGTGTAGGTTTTGCTGGCTGCAAGCGCCTCGCGCAGAAGCCAGTTACGGACGTTAAGGCGGTTACGATGCACAACCTCGCTATCGTGAGAGAAAGTGGTGTTTTCAGTGTGAAGGTCATCTTGGATATATGA